The Palaemon carinicauda isolate YSFRI2023 chromosome 9, ASM3689809v2, whole genome shotgun sequence sequence gtagaagagctggctaagggagttcctctcgagaagctctccgcccggtaggtaacgttctcggcgtcggagatcctgagccatgagaaggtcgcgaagtgcgccttgcaggccacttcgtggctggatatatggctagggactctgggcatcctattgcgctctgaggacttgtctaaggagaccaataggaaggccttggagaccttcttactctcgggcacccgctccatcgagttcctggcacaccaggtcaccaccctgtgggccaactcggtattgaagcggcgcgatgcggtgaccgagaggttccacccgaacgtccccgctgtggatgtctgtaggctcagacatgcttccctccttggggagaatctgttggagccacaggatatggaacgaacggctgagagatggaggaaatctagccaggactccctcctccatagggcccttacagctaggtcctataagcctccagctccgcagcagcagcagcagcagcctcgcaaggcaccgaagcaggcaccggcagctaagaaagtggtgtctaagccaaggtcaagaggggcggtaagtcctccagaggaggcaagactcctagagggagcggccgcaaacactaggagtggcaatccccccgcgtgtccacctgtggggggatgccttcgacgttgcgggcacaggtggcagcaacacggggccgatgcttggacggtttctgtgatcggccaaggtctatcgcgtcccgttcataatatctcaacctcccctgacagcgaatccagtgccgttgagctcctatgccatgggatcggtaaaggggctagcccttcgggcagaagtcgacaccatactcaagaaggatgctcttcaggaggtcgtcgatggctccccaggcttcttcggtcgactctttcttgtaaagaaggcgtctggaggctggagacctgtcatcgacctcttggctctgaacgggtttgtcaagcaaactcggttcagcatggagacagcggacacggtcagacttgcgatgagacctctagacttcatgtgcacactggatctgaaggacgcgtacttccagatcccaatccatccgtcttccaggaagtacttgcgattctgcctagacgacaagacctaccagttcaaggtgctgtttcggtctctccacagcacctcaggtgttcaccagagtgttcaccctgatttcttcttgggcgcacaggaacggcatccgtctccttcgttatctggacgactggctgacccttcttcggcaccgagacagattgtggtaaacctcgagaagtcctttctgcagccgtcccaacgactggtttatctactGTAGGTATGTTgatggacaccaatctccacaaagcctttccatcagacgacaggatagcaaggctgaggagggtggtggaacccttcctcaggcgagaagagcttcccgcccaatcgtggttgcgtctcttaggtcacctgtcctccctggctcgtctggttccaaacggccgcctcaggatgagatccctgcagtggcggctcaagtcccgggacgtacaggtcccgataggatctttggaacggacggacctgcagtggtggctggtcgacgagaacctgcgaaagggagtgagtcttctcgtcctccccccggaattgacactgttttcggacgcgtcaaaagaagggtggggggcgcacgttctgaaccagaggacctcaggcctttggtcagaatcagaaaagtgcctgcacatcaacctgctagagttgaaggccgtctttctggctcttcaacagttccaacggcgggtcactccgtggtggtgatgagcgacaacaccacggtagtagcttatatcaacaagcagggaggtacttttttcacagcagctatcccatcttgcagtagagattctgaggtggaccgaagtccactcgataacactatcagctcgcttcattcctggcaagaggaatgtgctagccgacagtctgagcagggcttcgcagatagtgagtaccgagtggtccttggatcctcagatagccaacaaagtcttgactttgtggggttccctgtccgtggacctgttcgcgacagcgttgaatttcaagctgcctctgtactgctccccagtcccggaccccaaggctctctggcaagatgctttccagcaacggtgggacaacatcgacgtgtacgccttcccaccattctgtctgatgagaagggtgctcaacaggaccagactatcggtcaactgttcgatgactctggtagctccgctatggcatcacgcggaatgattcccggaccttctgcagctcctgacggagctcctgagagaacttcctccataacgcgagcttctcagacaaccccactccaacatccctcacaaggccgtggcctcgcttccgcttcacgcctggagactgtccagcgtctcctcacggagagaggcttttcgcaacaggttgcggagagaatgtcttggCACCTgcaaaagtcctctgagggagtctaccaggcgaagtggagagtcttttgtggttggtgtcgtgggaggggtatctctccactcgatgccactattccagcaatagcggagttcctcgtatatctacgggaggaaatgcgcctttctgtctcgtcagtgaaaggctatcgctcggccttaaccttggctttcaggctgaaaggcgtggacatttcttcctcactagaactctctctactcatacgtagctatgagcttacctgcccccagtcggaagtgagacctcctccttggaacgtggttcgggtcctcagggctcccTTGGAACCATTACGCCAAGCCTCTGATCGctacctgtcttggaagacggctttcctgctcgcttggcttcggccaagcgagttagtgaacttcatggtctcttgtacaacatcgcccattcaaggtaatggggggaggtaacattcaggttcgtccctgagtttgttgccaagactcagaatcctggagggccggatccacggttcgactctttcaggatcgagagtctccgttctgtaacaagcgacccagaccagctgctactatgtccagtgaggtgtctgaggtactacttgaagagaacagctgcagtccgtcctcaagtgcgagcattgtttgtaagcacaggcaggacgaagaggagggtcaccaggaacaccatctcggcttggattcgaagggttgtccaccacgccttgaatccagaccctcctccgtcacgtcccctgagggcacacgatgtcaggggtgttgctacgtccctggccttcaagagaaacttctctgtgacgcaggtgcttcaagctggggtctggaagcgtcagacgaccttcacagcccactacctgcaggacgtgacccacaggagcctcgatacgttttctattggccctgtggtggctgcacaacagctggtctaaccttaggctcctttatggacaagtagcagtaggttgagggcgttgttacccggttttagtctgcgtgaatgaaagagtatgtctgacccttacttctttcttcattctcccctctcttggggaagcagcatcctggtcttcgcatagctgacctcgacctctgcaggtaacccatgcttccttgtgctcctagtattaagcttaattctgtcgcgtcccccataccctgacgaggtggtattgggaacgtcctatcctagattcctatttaaaggtctcaaggtcaatttcataggacgagtcacgctttcctccacacacaacttatgtaggccactcgttcctagcgaagcaaggaacttgtgaggtgtaggggctccttctctcaagtgctactcactgggaggcggagtccccgggcaaagccaaagtcagtaaggctggggactttccacccttccaaaGGGGTaaatcacccaatgtaaatagcgtggtttgtatttcggttacggaacaaatgacaaattcggagataatttgtatttttcctaaccatacaaaccttagctatttacacatattttcccgccagccctggcccccaagtcaagtcctacctctaagtgaagtgaagcaaatcaccggtgtgtgggggtggaggggtagcaagctatcccttctcttacccccgctaactagcgcgggggtagttaaccctcgttaaaaactattggctcatcatttcagctacgccgaaacgtaaacccaatgtaaatagctaatgtttgtatggttaggaaaaatacaaattatctccgaatttgtcatatttattttatatgtgcTCTGTATCTAATAAATCTCATACTTTGGTAGTATAAGTTACTCTTTGTACAAATAAAAACAACATTTACCAGTTTTAATTCTGTATATGGTAATTACATATCTAACCATTCTCCTAATATAGTTAAACTCAACCTTTGAGTGACAGACattaaagaaaatctttttataaagtttttatttaaccaaattattattattatatatctcaatgaagtcactggcagcagggtgatggattaggTTAAAGGGATTAGACAAGAtatcttcggcttttactcttaTGCGTGGCTGTTGATTTTACTGAAATtaatatggaccagcaggggtcacctgccttagttagataggcattgcgcatcacaaggaactggctatccttcgatgaatttaaccaatgaatcctcaAAGGATTTAATCAGTCTGTGGAAagcaaaaataacagaatggcccccagtcctagGCGTGGCGGGTcgctaagaatctcccggtctaTAAATATCAAGGAAAAATTGGAAAGTGGTAATTGGAatgatagaaccatgaatcagattggaaagttacagcaagtggagaatgaatttaagaaatatagtttggatatcttggccctaactgaaacacgttgtaagggtattggtaaagaaatcttagatcaaggcaatacagtacagtatatatatgtacttaggaagaacggatggagttggaagagaaagggtaggaatgatgatgacaccaagagcagaaaaggcatgaaCGGAATGgagggctgtaaatagtagattgttacttgcaaggtTTAAATCcaagcaatgcaatatgagtattatagtttgctatgcaccaacaaatgatttgaatgaaaaaaggaaagatggatactatgaagaactgctgagtgtaatagatgaaatcccagagtgagataagaaaattgtgattaacgacttcaatgctaaagttggaaggaataatcaaggtactttatagagaatgtgatgggtgttggggTTCTTGAGGAAGTTGCAAATGAGattggggcacattttataagtttttgttcaacaaacaatcttgttattggaggtactctcttccagcacaaggacattcacaaatatacatggacttcaccatgtggcaattacaaaactcAAATAAATCACagccaataataaagagagaaggaggactcttgagaaatgtaagaagctatagaggtgcagatattggcagtgatcaacagctcctcattgttacactgaaattaaaactgaaagcacccaacagaaatgtagatagaatacctaggtttgatacaattaagcttctagaagatgagcacaggaaaacctttgcaattgaatgtaggaatcaatttgcagtcttagagacttttaagagacgaagaacagacaattaatgaagaatggtgtgaaattaagaacatatgtcaatcagttggtagtggagttttgggacatgcagttacaaggagaataccatggatatcaaatgatactacaTAAAAGAGAcatagacagaaattgattgttgaaagtttttgaggaagtaatgaaaattacaaggtagagcatgctaagtattccaggattgatagtgaagtcaaaagaaaagccaggaatgactggagagaatatttagacaggaaagcagacgaagctgacaaagctatgaattcaaggagtggctatggtgtaagaattactcataaaattattaatgaaatctttagtGAATCTGttatctgttataataacagaagatgaagaaaggcaacattggattgaacactttaatgaggtcatgcataggagatatgaagggaataattttattgataataactgaagctgaggaagatcgtgatgtgcccatgaatgaattcagtgtatttgaagttgaagatatttaaaaactcaagagatggaaagccatagatatgatagaataactgctgagatgatattggccgaaaatgaagtgactcctagaatacttacaagattattttgtagaatgtggtgggAAGAGGCacaatctgatgaatgggagttaggagtgttggtgaaaatggcaaaaaaaggataactgactgactgcaataattacagagccatcacacttatgccagttgtcatgaaaatatatagtatgctcacattaaagagacaagagagaaagattgatgaaaacctgagagatgaacaagcaggatatagaaaaagaagaagttgtactgaacaaattttcattttaaaacatgtacagcaatgtgtagaatatagaaatccactttgatggcatttgtggactataaataAATTTTTGTATCAATTCCTGTCAGAAATTATCTGGaaagcttatttatatatatatatatatatatatatatatatatatatatatatatatatatatatatatatatatatatatatatatagatagatagatagatagatagatatatatatatatatatatatatatatatatatatatatatatatatatatatatatatatatatatatattaaattatggcATTATCTGTTTTTAGTTTAGTGGTGTATTTTCTTGGTTCATAATTTTTAActcctttaaaatttattttcagaCTTAACTTGTGATCTACAGCATGCCAGAAAGACTAGATATACAGCATGAAATGATGGCATCATCCCAGCCGCTTAGCTCTGAAGGTGGAGCTTCCTTGGCTAGAGATGTTCACAGTCCCCAAAGAACGCGCATCCCTAAGGTTTCTCATTCTAATCAGTATGATAGAATGAAAGGTAACTTCCATAATTCTGACCTAGATGTGAGTGCTATTGATCCTGATGAAATTTCTGTTACTTCAGTTCCGGAATATGATGCTTTTAATAGAAATGGAGATGTATTGTTTGGACACAGGAATCTAGGAGAAAGGTCATTAGATAGGCTATTTCCAGGGTTACTGACTTCTGAGAGAAGTAAGACAAAGCATATGTCTGAGAATCATGCTAGGAGCAATCGTGACTTTATAGGTAGCACTAAACATGTTAGCCAAACTGATATTACAGGTACAATGCCAACCCTGGTTTTATCTGAAGACAATGCAGAAAATTCTGAGACCTTTGGCCTAGTTGCTAATAGTACAAGTCCCCCAATCTCAGAAAATTTTGGAACAGTTGAACAGTTAGTGCAAGAACAGACACCAATTACAGATGCCTCTATGTCTTTTGCAGAAGAAATAGTAGAGGATACCACTCCCAGTTCTATTCCTACCACTGTTGAGTATGAAGAATATATTCCATCTGATGTCCAGTTAAGACACAATGCCCATGATACTGTTGTTCAATATTCTGAACTGATAGTGGAAATTCCTGTAACCACTACCACAACTGATATGCCTAGCACAAATGAAATTGCTAGTACCAGCACTGGTTTTGTAAATGAATTGGCTAGTACCACTGATGAACCACAGGAAGACATCACTGGAATTACCTGGCCTGTAACAGAAGATTCTCCAGAAACTTTTGTAGCTTTTACAGGTGAAAATTTTGAATCTGTTGAAAttggtagaaaagaaaaaaatgaagacgCCACTACGCTTGTCACTGAAGAATACTTGTACTCCACCGTACCTATCTCTGAGGAAACCACAAGCTTCTTATTGCCAGTGACTGATGATAGGGATTCTAAATTTAATCTCAAGAACCATAACCCTGTTGCATCTCTTATTCTAAAGACTGCTGGAGATGATTTATTAGATATGGAAGAAACAGATGAAAGAATATTACCTGAAGTTGGAAATTCCAAAAATTTTGAAACTGTTACGGTGGGATTTGATGAGAATCATACTGAAATCACTGAAGATAATAATTCTGTCACAGAGAAAGCTATGGACATTTCTGAagacagaatatttaatgatcacACAGAGGAAAGCAATGTAGAGGATAGTACTTTTGAGATGAGTGATATTGAAACTACAGAAGTTGTATTATTGGAAGCATCTATGGGAGTCAATCATGTGACAACAGAAAGCCCTCTTGAACCCACAAGCTTTGATGTTAAGATAAAAACAATTAAAGATTTACAAGTGGATGCTATTTTTGATCCAAGTCAAGTTGCCAAAGCAACGAGCTATGAGGAGTCGTCATATTCTACTGCAACAAGGAGTGCCACAGTTACTACTTGGGTAGATCCAAACAGTAAGAACCTTGTTAATCAAGGTTCTGCTAACTTAACAGATCTGAGAGAAGTAATAAATTCAGGCCAAAACCCAAAAGGTGATCAAGAAAATATTAGATTGTTAACTGATTATCTTAATGGGGGTCATGGTATGGAAAGTATTGATAATAGTTTTCCAATCACACATGTTCCTTTTGTTGATGATAAGTCCTCTTACAGCACTACCTACTATGAAGCTACAGCATCTAATAAAGATGCCGGTTCTAAAGAAGAGAAACTAAGTACAATCGAGTTGAGCAGTACTGAAAATAGTGACAAACTTTCAACATCCCGGTTGAATCCAGAATCATATGAGAGTGATACTCCTCGAATTCCAGTTTTAAAGTTTAATATTGGTGAATTTGAAACCGTGAATGGAACCCGTGTGTACTTAACGGACAATGGGAAAACTGCAACTCAGTTCATATATGAAATGCCAAATATGAATAGAAGTTCTGGTACTCATTTAACTCCCTCAGTGGTCATTGCATTGTCCATTTGTTGTAGTCTTATTGTCCTCATCAGTATTCTTACGGTTTCTTTGTGGTTTTGCCGTAGACATAAGAATAGAAGTAAAATTTATTTGAGCCGTGATGCCGCAAGGCCTAGAGCCTTCTTTACAAAACCAATGAATCCTGCCCTTCTCCCTGAGGAAACTCCTGATTTAGCAGATCCTATGTATTTGATGGAGTTTCAGAAACCACGACCACCAATTGTTTTAAGTGATGACCCAGATTGCATTATTATTGATGGGCAAACAGTCTTGAAGTCAGAAACTGAAGGCTATGAGGGAGGTATTGAAAATAAGGGATTTGTTGATATACCATTAGAAGAAATAAAGTCTGCAAATTACACTAATATTTGTAGTACTAATGATACATGTGGTCATGTACCGCCTAAAATTGGCTTGAAAGGTGACCATGAATGTGATTCAGACTCTGGAATAAGAGTTTGGTCATCGACAGGTTCCCTTTATGCAGTCGCAAGAGATTTGAGTCATTGCTCCTTGCCTCCACCGCCATATTCATCGTCCATTGGCGAAGAGTCCATCAACCTTGCAGTTGACACATTTTCTTCATTAGGAAGTAAACCAGGGCTTTTATATGTTTAATATAATTCCACTTATTTGTGGGAAGATATACACATTCCATTGGTAATAGTCATTAAATTATATTCCCGGTACTGCGGTGAAGTAGCCTACAGAAAGTTTTGAATGACGACATTAATAACTATAGTTAGTGAACAATTGATCTCATAAAGAGAGCAGGGAGTTGTCATGGATACACATTGCATTTTGCTGTTGTTACCTATGTAAGCTTAAGCTCCTGTATAAGTGTACAGTTTTCAGATGTTAACTTTTATCCTatgataatgtatacagtatatattgattgTGAATCATGTATGTAAGTTAATGCATGTTTCTTAAAACTTTATTGGCTAATGTTAATGAAAATACAGTACTGCAGTGTGAAAGGTTAAAAGTTGAGATTGTTAACTTTCAGCGAAGTTTGCTGTTTGTTAAAGGAACCTTGAGAAATTGCTAGAGATGAGTAACCTTTTGTTCTTGAGAAATTATTAAGACTGATGGACAGAAGACAAGGATATCTATAGTTCAGATATGTGCTGTAGTTTTCTCTTCTTTCTTGGCTGTGAAGGTACAAATATAAATGTTTGTTGCATAATAATCCCAGTGTTTAAGACATTTCTCTAGCTATGTTTTTTAGTTCAgaattgtacagtattttattttttttgaatcTCGGGACatattctgaccattttatatttttgCAAGTGTTTTTTTCTATTCTGCATGAACATGCCTCAGACAAAATTATTGTTTGTTTTAAAGTTCATCTACATACACCTTATTACTCATTGGTGTCTGGTTtagttgctttttctctttctattgAATGTTCTTATGAAAGTAGAGGGAGATTGAAAAAGTTATACCAAAGAAATAGTTCACAACTAGTCTAAAGGCATTTTGTAATTTGACAATCATTTGTAACAATGTTTGATCACTTGCCTGTGAATGCACCTTGTGATGTGTAGTTGTATTCAACAGTTTATTGTTATTTCCACCTAAGATATGCTAGTAGTCCACAATTGTAATTTCAGTAGTACTGTATAACATAAGAAAGCAGCCTTTCATTTTTGTGATACCTTCCCATTACGCTGTTGTGAATCACAAAATATTATCGTTAGAAAACGCAGCTGCCTACTAAAATAGTCATTATACACAATAAACTGAAGAGAAATAGGTTTTAAAGCATTAATGAAATTTCCTTGTCTGTTAAACTGGGACATTTACACACATGAAAATGGAAATTATAACTTTATCTTGTAGTTATTTTTATTTGTACTTATGTGAAAAACTTATCTTTTACAGAGTGATGAGAAGTCTTGCATGTTATTCTGTTCCCAGAAAACATAAAAGATTCAGAATATTagcatatattgtacatatttgattgattttgtttatatttctggGTTATGAGATTATGTTTCTTTCGGGTTTTAGTCTAAAAGTGTACTGTATATTTTGGTTTTTAATCCTGATTAGAAAATGAAAAGTACAGCGTGTGATATATTTTGCGAATGTTAGTGGTTAGTATGGATGTCATTTTTGGGAAGAGCGGCCATGTTCAGTTTTGGG is a genomic window containing:
- the LOC137647231 gene encoding uncharacterized protein codes for the protein MPERLDIQHEMMASSQPLSSEGGASLARDVHSPQRTRIPKVSHSNQYDRMKGNFHNSDLDVSAIDPDEISVTSVPEYDAFNRNGDVLFGHRNLGERSLDRLFPGLLTSERSKTKHMSENHARSNRDFIGSTKHVSQTDITGTMPTLVLSEDNAENSETFGLVANSTSPPISENFGTVEQLVQEQTPITDASMSFAEEIVEDTTPSSIPTTVEYEEYIPSDVQLRHNAHDTVVQYSELIVEIPVTTTTTDMPSTNEIASTSTGFVNELASTTDEPQEDITGITWPVTEDSPETFVAFTGENFESVEIGRKEKNEDATTLVTEEYLYSTVPISEETTSFLLPVTDDRDSKFNLKNHNPVASLILKTAGDDLLDMEETDERILPEVGNSKNFETVTVGFDENHTEITEDNNSVTEKAMDISEDRIFNDHTEESNVEDSTFEMSDIETTEVVLLEASMGVNHVTTESPLEPTSFDVKIKTIKDLQVDAIFDPSQVAKATSYEESSYSTATRSATVTTWVDPNSKNLVNQGSANLTDLREVINSGQNPKGDQENIRLLTDYLNGGHGMESIDNSFPITHVPFVDDKSSYSTTYYEATASNKDAGSKEEKLSTIELSSTENSDKLSTSRLNPESYESDTPRIPVLKFNIGEFETVNGTRVYLTDNGKTATQFIYEMPNMNRSSGTHLTPSVVIALSICCSLIVLISILTVSLWFCRRHKNRSKIYLSRDAARPRAFFTKPMNPALLPEETPDLADPMYLMEFQKPRPPIVLSDDPDCIIIDGQTVLKSETEGYEGGIENKGFVDIPLEEIKSANYTNICSTNDTCGHVPPKIGLKGDHECDSDSGIRVWSSTGSLYAVARDLSHCSLPPPPYSSSIGEESINLAVDTFSSLGSKPGLLYV